One genomic segment of Arthrobacter sp. Marseille-P9274 includes these proteins:
- a CDS encoding acyl-CoA dehydrogenase family protein → MGRPSIDLNNLPYPDGDFFGFERQLEPAERDRLREVREWLDKEVRPIAVDCWNRAEFPMGIIPKLAELDVVSPVRRQGYSNLLAGMIHAEFTRADTSIATFMGVHDGLFTGSIEALASEEQKQAWLPDIYALKKIGAFGLTEPLGGSDVAGGTRTTARRDGGQWILNGAKRWIGNATFSDWVVVYARDVQDDQVKGFLVDTTLPGYSATRIENKISLRTVQNADIVLDNVAVPDEYHLKRANSFKDTNKVLKVTRLAVAWQAVGQQLAAFDVARRYAVERQQFGRPLASFQLVQDQLVQILGNAVASMGMMVQLARLEDAGTARDEQSALAKAFTTARMRESVALGRGILGGNGIVTDYEMAKIFADAEAIYSYEGTHEINSLVVGRAVTGIPAFV, encoded by the coding sequence ATGGGGCGACCCTCGATCGATCTGAACAACCTTCCTTATCCCGACGGAGACTTCTTCGGCTTCGAGCGGCAGCTGGAGCCGGCCGAGCGGGACAGGCTCCGGGAAGTGCGCGAATGGCTGGACAAGGAGGTCCGGCCCATCGCGGTGGATTGCTGGAACAGGGCCGAGTTTCCCATGGGCATCATTCCCAAGCTGGCCGAACTGGACGTCGTCTCGCCGGTCCGGCGGCAGGGCTACTCCAATCTGCTGGCAGGCATGATCCACGCCGAGTTCACCCGGGCCGACACCTCCATCGCCACCTTCATGGGGGTCCACGACGGTTTGTTCACCGGTTCCATCGAGGCTCTGGCGTCGGAGGAACAGAAGCAGGCCTGGCTGCCGGACATCTACGCGCTCAAGAAGATCGGGGCCTTCGGCCTGACCGAGCCGCTGGGTGGATCCGACGTGGCCGGCGGCACCCGCACCACGGCCAGGCGGGACGGCGGCCAGTGGATCCTCAACGGGGCCAAGCGCTGGATCGGCAACGCCACGTTCTCCGACTGGGTGGTCGTCTACGCCCGCGACGTACAGGATGACCAGGTCAAGGGCTTCCTCGTCGACACCACGCTCCCGGGCTATTCCGCCACCCGGATCGAGAACAAGATCAGCCTGCGTACCGTGCAGAACGCCGACATCGTCCTGGACAACGTTGCCGTGCCGGACGAATACCACTTGAAGCGCGCCAACAGCTTCAAGGACACCAACAAGGTCCTGAAGGTCACCCGGCTGGCTGTCGCCTGGCAGGCGGTCGGACAGCAGCTGGCGGCATTCGATGTGGCCCGGCGCTACGCCGTCGAACGCCAGCAGTTCGGCAGGCCGCTGGCATCCTTCCAGCTCGTCCAGGACCAGCTCGTGCAGATCCTCGGCAACGCCGTGGCGTCGATGGGGATGATGGTGCAGTTGGCGCGGCTGGAGGACGCCGGGACTGCCCGCGATGAGCAGTCCGCACTCGCCAAGGCGTTCACGACGGCGCGCATGCGGGAAAGCGTGGCGCTGGGACGCGGCATTCTGGGCGGCAATGGCATCGTCACCGACTACGAGATGGCAAAAATCTTTGCCGACGCGGAGGCCATCTACTCCTACGAGGGAACGCATGAGATCAATTCCCTGGTCGTCGGGCGCGCCGTCACCGGAATTCCGGCCTTCGTCTAG
- a CDS encoding M23 family metallopeptidase, which produces MAIRVTALRAAALPLLAAALVLPVPAAGTGADAAGFAPDWDWPAEPAPDVLAPFDPPPEPWLSGHRGVDLAAADGSDVLAPEAGRVSFAGTVVDRGVVTIDHGSGLRSSFEPVDSSLRKGDPVAAGDVVGTVSGTTHCSPDCLHWGVRLGEEYVNPLQFVIDLRPSVLLPRPGQDS; this is translated from the coding sequence ATGGCGATTCGTGTAACTGCGTTGCGTGCGGCCGCGCTGCCGCTGCTCGCCGCAGCCCTGGTCCTGCCGGTCCCCGCGGCGGGGACCGGCGCCGATGCGGCCGGGTTTGCACCGGACTGGGACTGGCCCGCAGAACCGGCGCCGGATGTCCTGGCCCCCTTCGATCCGCCGCCGGAGCCGTGGCTCAGCGGGCACCGCGGGGTGGATCTGGCAGCGGCGGATGGAAGCGACGTGCTGGCTCCGGAGGCGGGCCGCGTGAGCTTCGCCGGCACTGTCGTCGACCGCGGAGTCGTCACGATCGACCACGGCAGCGGACTGCGCAGCAGCTTCGAGCCCGTGGACAGCAGCCTGCGGAAGGGCGATCCGGTCGCGGCCGGCGACGTCGTCGGCACCGTATCCGGCACCACCCATTGCTCCCCGGACTGCTTGCATTGGGGCGTCCGGCTGGGCGAGGAGTACGTCAATCCGCTGCAGTTCGTCATCGACCTGCGCCCCTCGGTACTCCTCCCCCGACCCGGGCAGGACAGCTAG
- the rpsB gene encoding 30S ribosomal protein S2: MPVVTMRQLLDSGVHFGHQTRRWNPKMKRFIFTERNGIYIIDLQQSLSYIDRAYEFVKATVAHGGTVLFVGTKKQAQEAIAEQATRVGQPYVNQRWLGGMLTNFSTVSKRIQRLKELEEIDFEDVAGSSHTKKELLLLQREKTKLETTLGGIRNLTKAPSVVWIVDTKKEHLAVDEAKKLNIPVVAILDTNCDPDEVDFPIPGNDDAIRSVNLLTRVVADAVAEGLIARNNRAAGGGAAAGGTEEPLAEWERELLEGSASAEAPAAEAPAAEAAPAEASAEAPAEAEAETEK, from the coding sequence ATGCCAGTCGTTACCATGCGCCAGCTGCTCGACAGCGGCGTTCACTTTGGCCACCAGACCCGTCGTTGGAACCCGAAGATGAAGCGCTTCATCTTTACCGAGCGCAACGGCATCTACATCATCGACCTGCAGCAGTCGCTGTCCTACATCGACCGCGCCTACGAGTTCGTCAAGGCCACCGTGGCCCACGGCGGCACCGTGCTGTTCGTCGGCACCAAGAAGCAGGCCCAGGAAGCCATCGCCGAGCAGGCCACCCGCGTTGGCCAGCCCTACGTGAACCAGCGCTGGCTGGGCGGCATGCTCACCAACTTCTCCACGGTCTCCAAGCGCATCCAGCGCCTGAAGGAGCTCGAAGAGATCGACTTCGAAGATGTAGCCGGCTCCAGCCACACCAAGAAGGAACTCCTGCTGCTCCAGCGCGAGAAGACCAAGCTGGAAACCACCCTCGGCGGCATCCGCAACCTGACCAAGGCTCCGTCCGTGGTCTGGATCGTGGACACCAAGAAGGAGCACCTGGCCGTTGACGAGGCCAAGAAGCTGAACATCCCCGTGGTGGCCATCCTCGACACCAACTGCGACCCGGATGAGGTCGACTTCCCGATCCCGGGCAACGACGACGCCATCCGCTCCGTAAACCTGCTGACCCGCGTTGTGGCCGACGCCGTTGCCGAGGGTCTGATCGCGCGCAACAACCGTGCTGCGGGTGGCGGTGCTGCTGCCGGCGGCACCGAAGAGCCGCTGGCCGAGTGGGAGCGCGAACTGCTTGAGGGTTCCGCTTCCGCCGAGGCTCCGGCTGCGGAGGCTCCGGCTGCCGAGGCCGCACCGGCCGAAGCATCCGCCGAAGCCCCGGCCGAGGCCGAGGCCGAGACCGAAAAGTAA
- the tsf gene encoding translation elongation factor Ts has product MANYTAADIKALRERTGAGMMDVKKALDEANGDADKAVELIRIKGLKGATKREGRSTAEGLVAAKVIDGTVGVMVEVNCETDFVAKSAKFIDLADKVLSVAVDSGASDLESLLAAQVDGKPLNDVVVEEGAVLGEKVVVRRLARVEGKTVDAYLHKTSKDLPAQVGVLFAVDAEGDAAVAAAHDVAVHTAAFAPTYLTREEVPAETVENERRIADETARAENKPEAALPKIVEGRLNGFFKEIVLLDQPFAKDPKVSVGKVLEQAGANATAFARFRVGA; this is encoded by the coding sequence ATGGCGAATTACACCGCTGCTGATATCAAGGCTCTGCGCGAGCGCACCGGCGCCGGCATGATGGATGTGAAGAAGGCTCTCGACGAGGCCAACGGCGATGCCGACAAGGCCGTGGAGCTTATCCGTATCAAGGGCCTGAAGGGCGCCACCAAGCGCGAAGGCCGTTCCACCGCCGAGGGCCTGGTTGCTGCCAAGGTCATCGACGGAACCGTCGGCGTCATGGTCGAGGTCAACTGCGAGACCGACTTTGTCGCCAAGTCCGCTAAGTTCATCGACCTCGCCGACAAGGTCCTGTCCGTCGCCGTCGACTCCGGCGCTTCCGATCTGGAATCGCTGCTGGCCGCCCAGGTGGACGGCAAGCCGCTGAACGACGTCGTCGTCGAAGAGGGCGCCGTGCTGGGCGAGAAGGTCGTTGTCCGCCGCCTGGCCCGCGTCGAGGGCAAGACCGTCGATGCTTACCTGCACAAGACGTCCAAGGACCTGCCGGCCCAGGTCGGCGTGCTGTTCGCCGTCGACGCCGAGGGTGACGCCGCCGTGGCGGCTGCCCACGACGTGGCCGTCCATACCGCCGCCTTCGCTCCGACCTACCTCACCCGCGAGGAAGTCCCGGCCGAGACCGTCGAGAACGAGCGCCGCATCGCCGACGAGACCGCACGCGCCGAGAACAAGCCCGAGGCCGCGCTGCCGAAGATCGTCGAAGGCCGGCTGAACGGCTTCTTCAAGGAGATCGTGCTGCTCGACCAGCCGTTTGCCAAGGACCCGAAGGTCTCTGTCGGCAAGGTCCTCGAGCAGGCCGGCGCCAACGCAACCGCTTTCGCGCGTTTCCGCGTGGGTGCCTGA
- the pyrH gene encoding UMP kinase, whose translation MESQTVTETKHPEVLPKRRRVLLKLSGEVFGGGKLGVDPDTVRGIAKQIAATVGEVEVAIVVGGGNFFRGAELSQSGMDRSRADYMGMLGTVMNCLALQDFLEQAGVDTRVQSAITMGQVAEAYIPRRAIRHMEKGRVVIFGAGAGLPYFSTDTVAAQRALEVHADVVLMAKNGVDGVYTADPKKDPQAQKLDTLTYDDAMRRNIRVMDQTAFSLCKDYKLSMVVFGMEGEGNVTRAILGEKIGTAVSA comes from the coding sequence ATGGAATCCCAGACCGTAACCGAAACCAAGCACCCCGAGGTTCTTCCCAAGAGGCGGCGGGTCCTGCTCAAGCTCTCCGGTGAGGTCTTTGGCGGCGGCAAGCTCGGCGTCGACCCCGATACGGTGCGGGGGATCGCCAAGCAGATCGCTGCGACCGTCGGAGAGGTCGAAGTCGCCATCGTCGTCGGCGGCGGGAACTTCTTCCGCGGTGCCGAACTCTCCCAGTCGGGCATGGACCGTTCCCGCGCCGACTACATGGGCATGCTCGGCACAGTGATGAACTGCCTGGCTCTGCAGGATTTCCTCGAGCAGGCGGGCGTGGACACCCGCGTCCAGAGCGCGATCACCATGGGCCAGGTGGCCGAGGCCTACATTCCGCGCCGCGCCATCCGCCACATGGAGAAGGGCCGCGTCGTGATCTTCGGCGCTGGCGCCGGTTTGCCCTATTTCTCCACTGACACCGTCGCAGCCCAGCGCGCGCTGGAAGTGCATGCCGACGTCGTACTCATGGCGAAGAACGGGGTGGACGGGGTCTACACGGCCGATCCGAAGAAGGACCCGCAGGCGCAGAAGCTCGACACGCTGACCTACGACGACGCCATGCGGCGGAACATCCGGGTCATGGACCAGACCGCCTTCAGCCTCTGCAAGGACTACAAGCTGTCCATGGTCGTCTTCGGCATGGAGGGTGAAGGCAACGTTACGCGTGCCATCCTCGGCGAGAAGATCGGGACGGCAGTTTCCGCTTAG
- the frr gene encoding ribosome recycling factor, with the protein MIQETLHEAVEKMDKAVEVAKEDFATVRTGRANPALFSKVTVDYYGTPTPLQQLASFQNPEARTLLITPYDKSALNDIEKALRDSDIGANPANDGNVIRVVLPELTEERRKEYVKVVRGKAEDAKVSIRNIRRRAMDTIGKLVKDGDIGEDEGSRAEKDLDAKTKSHTDNVDELLKRKEAELLEV; encoded by the coding sequence GTGATTCAGGAAACATTGCACGAGGCTGTCGAGAAGATGGACAAGGCCGTTGAAGTGGCCAAGGAAGACTTCGCGACCGTCCGGACGGGCCGCGCGAACCCGGCACTGTTCTCCAAGGTCACGGTGGACTACTACGGCACCCCGACCCCGCTGCAGCAGCTCGCGTCCTTCCAGAACCCGGAAGCCCGCACCCTGCTCATCACTCCGTACGACAAGTCGGCGCTGAATGACATCGAGAAGGCCCTGCGCGACTCCGATATCGGAGCCAACCCGGCCAACGACGGCAACGTCATCCGGGTCGTCCTGCCGGAGCTGACCGAGGAACGGCGCAAGGAGTACGTCAAGGTGGTCCGCGGCAAGGCCGAGGACGCGAAGGTCTCGATCCGCAACATCCGCCGCCGGGCGATGGACACCATCGGCAAGCTGGTCAAGGACGGCGACATCGGGGAGGACGAGGGCTCCCGCGCCGAAAAGGACCTGGACGCGAAGACGAAGTCCCACACTGACAACGTGGACGAGCTGCTCAAGCGCAAAGAAGCAGAGCTGCTCGAAGTCTGA